One Nicotiana tomentosiformis chromosome 4, ASM39032v3, whole genome shotgun sequence genomic window carries:
- the LOC104111956 gene encoding pentatricopeptide repeat-containing protein At1g77405 → MFSSRSLSSPNFTQNLLINQVLAAIIRNRNRPFETNVAASIPKQPIWTVEAVSQVLRSIPRYLFQSPRSIGRQSGFRHRTPLKQRNLREEFHKARKGVLILGPTAHRDPQNVQLGVDKALEFFHWVETHCGFTHNELTCKEMSLVLAKGGCKLKLIWEFLKQMSRKGLVTTPTVTCLIKCLGEEGLVEEALATFYRMKRFHCKPDVYAYNTLILALCRVGNFKKAKFLLEQMELPGFRCPPDVFTYTILISSYCRYGLETGCRKAIRRRIWEANHLFRLMLFKGFVPDVVTYNSLINGCCKTNRIERALELLDDMVKRGIAPNRITYNSFIRYYSATNEIDKAIEMLRRMQGMNHAVVACNSSYTPIIHALCEVGRLVEARDFLVELAEQGSIPREYTYKLVRDALESAGKIDLLDAEFCRRLEDGIKGRIRQVMKMKPLLQHESIS, encoded by the coding sequence ATGTTCTCATCAAGATCACTTTCTTCTCCTAATTTTACCCAAAACCTTCTGATAAACCAAGTTTTAGCTGCAATTATCCGAAATCGAAATCGGCCGTTTGAGACAAATGTCGCAGCCTCAATTCCCAAGCAACCCATTTGGACTGTAGAAGCAGTTTCTCAAGTCTTAAGATCAATCCCCAGATACCTCTTTCAATCCCCAAGATCCATTGGCCGCCAAAGTGGGTTTCGCCACCGTACCCCATTAAAGCAAAGAAACCTAAGAGAAGAATTCCATAAGGCCCGAAAAGGGGTACTCATTCTTGGCCCAACTGCTCATAGAGATCCTCAAAATGTACAGCTAGGTGTTGACAAAGCACTAGAATTTTTCCATTGGGTTGAGACTCATTGTGGGTTTACTCACAATGAGCTCACGTGTAAGGAGATGTCTCTTGTTCTTGCTAAAGGGGGTTGTAAACTGAAACTCATTTGGGAATTTCTCAAACAAATGTCAAGAAAAGGGCTCGTTACCACACCGACCGTCacctgtttgataaaatgcctaggAGAAGAAGGGTTAGTGGAAGAAGCATTGGCTACCTTTTATAGAATGAAACGGTTTCACTGTAAGCCTGATGTGTATGCTTACAACACTCTAATATTAGCTCTTTGTAGAGTTGGGAATTTCAAGAAAGCCAAGTTTTTGTTGGAGCAAATGGAGTTGCCGGGTTTTAGGTGCCCACCTGatgtgtttacttacacaatctTGATTAGCTCTTATTGTAGGTATGGGTTGGAAACTGGCTGTAGAAAAGCTATTAGGAGGAGGATATGGGAAGCGAATCACTTGTTTCGCCTTATGTTATTCAAAGGCTTTGTTCCAGATGTTGTAACTTATAATAGTTTGATCAATGGATGCTGCAAAACTAATAGGATAGAAAGGGCATTGGAGTTATTGGATGATATGGTGAAAAGGGGTATTGCACCTAATCGAATTACGTATAATTCTTTCATTAGGTACTATAGTGCTACTAATGAGATTGATAAGGCTATTGAAATGCTGAGAAGAATGCAAGGAATGAATCATGCAGTAGTAGCATGTAACAGTTCCTATACACCGATAATTCATGCCCTTTGTGAAGTTGGTAGACTGGTGGAGGCGAgagattttcttgtggaattggctGAACAAGGTTCAATTCCTAGAGAATATACTTATAAGCTAGTTCGTGATGCTTTAGAATCTGCTGGGAAGATTGATTTACTTGATGCAGAATTTTGTAGGCGATTAGAAGATGGTATCAAAGGTAGGATTAGACAAGTGATGAAAATGAAACCTTTGTTGCAGCATGAAAGTATTTCTTAG